In Streptomyces sp. Li-HN-5-11, the sequence CGGGGCGGGTGCCGGTGTCGGTCAGGGTGACCGAGATGTCGACCGCGCCGTCGGGGTCGATGGACGCTGCGGACAGGCGCAGGTCGTGGTAGGTGAAGTCGGTGTAGGACAGACCGTGGCCGAAGGGGTAGAGGGGTGGGGTGCGGTGGTACTGGTAGGTCCAGCCGGCTTTGACGATGTCGTAGTCGAGTGGGTGGGGAAGTTCGTCCTCGCCCCGGTACCAGGTCTGGGGCAGCCGCCCGGAGGGGTCGGTCTCGCCGAGCAGGACGGCGGCCAGGCCGTGGCCGGCCTCCTGTCCCGCGTGTGAGGTCCACAGTACGGCGGGCAGGTGCGTGTCGGCCCAGTCCAGGGCGTAGGGGTAGCTGCTCATGACGACCAGCACGGTCTCGGGGCGGACGGCTGCGACCGCCCGCAGCAGCTCCTGCTGTCCTTCGGGCAGTGCGATGTTCGGCCGGTCCTGGGTCTCGCGGCCGCCGATCAGGGGGTGGTTGCCGAGGACGACGACGGCGACGTCGGCGTTCTGGGCGGCAATCCGTGCTTCGGCGATGCCGTCGCGGAGCAGTTCGCGGTGGAAGGTTTCGGCGGCCTGCGGGGTCTCGGCCGTCATCCTCACCGCGCCGTCGGCGGGGTCGATGGCGGCGTAGCGGCCGGTGAGGACGTTGCGCAGCAGCACGGCGTCGGGGCCGCCGACAGGGTCGGGTTCCACGCGGAACGTTTCGTGGATGAACCAGGACTTGAGCTGTTGCTGGTCGGCTTCCAGGTGGCCGTCGTCCTTGACGCTCAGGTAGCGGCCGGTGTCGGCATCGCGCAGTGTCAGTGCGCCTTCGCCCCAGTCAACGGTGTCGAAGGCGGTCTTGCCGAGCAGTTCGCCGGTGGTGCGCGAGCGCAGGGCGATGCGGTCGCAGCCCTCGACCCGGACCACGTGTCCGCCCTGATCGGCGAGTGCTGCTTGCAGCCCTGCGGCGGCGGTGACCTGGTAGGGCAGTGTGCCGCTGTACCAGTCCTCGCACAGGGTGTCGGACAGCGGGCCGATGACGGCGACCGTCGGGGTGCGGGCTGCGTCCAGGGGCAGCAGTCCGTCGTTCTTGAGCAGCACCACCGACTCGGTCGCGGCGAGCCGGGCCAGCTCGCGGTGGCGGGGGTGGTCGATGACGTCGGGGCCGATGCCGGCGTACGGATCGAGGTGCTGGTCGAACTCGCCGAGCCGGAAACGCAGTTCGAGTTGCCGCCGTACGGCGCGGTCGACGTCGTCCTCGTCGATCAGGGATCGCTCGATGGCCTGGCGCAGCCAGCCGATGACGGTGGCACTGTCCTGTTCGTGGTCGGTGAAGCTGTCGATGCCGGCCTTGAGGGCCGCGGCGTAGGCCTGGGGGTGGTCGTCGAAGTAGTGCTGGGGGTCGACGAGGTTGCAGGGTGCTTCGGCGTCGCTGACCACGAACAGCTCGTGGCCGGTGGGGACGGCCCAGCGCCGCAGTTCGTCCTCGATGAGCGGGCTGACGTGGCACGGGCGGCCGTTGACCAGGTTGTAGGCGGCCATCGCGCCGGTCGCCGCGCCGGAGGCGACGACGGGCCGGAACGCGGCCAGGTCGTATTCGTGCAGTACGCGTGAGCGCACCCCGGAGGAGGTGGTGCAGCGGTCGTCCTCGTTGTTGTAGGCGAGAAAGTGCTTGAGGACGGAGGCGGCGCGCAGGTAGTCCGGGTGGTCGCCGACCAGGCCCTGGCAGTAGGCGGTGCCCAGCCGCGCGGTGTGCACGGGGTCTTCGGAGTAACCCTCCTCGTTGCGGCCCCAGCGCGGGTCGCGCAGCGGGTTCACCACCGGGGCCCACGCCTGCAGGCTGTTGGTGCCCGGGCCGGAGGCGGGCGCGCGGTGGTAGTGGAAGGCGCGCAGCTCGATCGAGACGGCTTCGGCGACCCGGCGCACCAGTTCCTCGTCCCAGGTCGCGCCCAGCCCCACCGCCTGCGGGAAGACGGTCGCCTCGCCCAGCCAGGACACACCGTGCAGCGCCTCGGTCCCGGTGCGGAAGGCCGCGACGCCCAGACGCGGCACCGCGGGGGCGTACTGGTGCAGCATCGCGAGCTTTTCGTCGAGGGTGAGTCGTTCGAGCAGGTCGCCGACGCGCGTCCGCAAGGGCAGCGACGGGTCCTGGAACGGAGAGTTTTCGACAGCGGAGGCGGATGGGTGACTCACGCGGCTGGCCCCTAGCAAGTGGGATGGAACAGAAGTCGAAGCGCATCGACGCTGCCACGAGGCCGTCCGGGCTGTCAACGAAAGCAGAAAGGATTTTTTTACTTTGCTTTCTCCTCTTGCCCGGCCGGAGAACGATCGATACGGTCC encodes:
- a CDS encoding glycoside hydrolase family 3 C-terminal domain-containing protein — encoded protein: MRTRVGDLLERLTLDEKLAMLHQYAPAVPRLGVAAFRTGTEALHGVSWLGEATVFPQAVGLGATWDEELVRRVAEAVSIELRAFHYHRAPASGPGTNSLQAWAPVVNPLRDPRWGRNEEGYSEDPVHTARLGTAYCQGLVGDHPDYLRAASVLKHFLAYNNEDDRCTTSSGVRSRVLHEYDLAAFRPVVASGAATGAMAAYNLVNGRPCHVSPLIEDELRRWAVPTGHELFVVSDAEAPCNLVDPQHYFDDHPQAYAAALKAGIDSFTDHEQDSATVIGWLRQAIERSLIDEDDVDRAVRRQLELRFRLGEFDQHLDPYAGIGPDVIDHPRHRELARLAATESVVLLKNDGLLPLDAARTPTVAVIGPLSDTLCEDWYSGTLPYQVTAAAGLQAALADQGGHVVRVEGCDRIALRSRTTGELLGKTAFDTVDWGEGALTLRDADTGRYLSVKDDGHLEADQQQLKSWFIHETFRVEPDPVGGPDAVLLRNVLTGRYAAIDPADGAVRMTAETPQAAETFHRELLRDGIAEARIAAQNADVAVVVLGNHPLIGGRETQDRPNIALPEGQQELLRAVAAVRPETVLVVMSSYPYALDWADTHLPAVLWTSHAGQEAGHGLAAVLLGETDPSGRLPQTWYRGEDELPHPLDYDIVKAGWTYQYHRTPPLYPFGHGLSYTDFTYHDLRLSAASIDPDGAVDISVTLTDTGTRPGSEVVQLYVRATDARYEAPRLKLADFAKVRLAPGGSQEVTFHLTAEQLAHWDVTAGAFTTDPGTYEVLIARSAEDVVLTAPLTVTGNAPGPRTVVNHRTRAADFDDYENLTLVDATRTTGDAVTPKDPTQPATTLFRSADLTSAVRLEAEVARADTGPGEALLELRAGERLLAALPVPVTGGRYTWTSVTQEFPVPLDGVHDLHLTLRGDFRLAAFRLASPQAVAD